TACTATGAAAACGGTAAGTATAAATTAATTTCTGGATATAAAGACAGTTTACCAGTTAACAAATACGAAAAAGAAGACTTTAAATGGTATATTCCTAATAGCCAGTAATTATGAGAGATATATTATTTATAATATTAGTTACTATTCTTTTTTCATGCCAAAATGAACAAAAAGAGGTTTTGAATGAAATTAATTCTTTTTATTATAACAAAAGTGAATTATTAAGAGACTTTGATAATGAAAACAAACGAGACTCTTTAAGGAATGAATTAGTCGCAGGGTGGGAAAGAATTATGGCAAAAAGGTATGAAGCGATAGACTACTTAATAACTCTGGAAAAAGATACAAGTTATACATTATACGGAAACGATTATACTGAAAAATACTTTGTAAACCAAAAACTTCCCAACAATATCCATGCTTTATATCTTATTGAGTGTATTATACAAGATGATTATTTATTTAACAGACGTTATGCGACAAAAGCAGCACCGGAGATGTATTTTAAAAATGATGACATCAATTTTCTTTATGATACTTTAAAAGGGGTTAATCACAATAATTTGATTGTAAAACAAAAGACAGATTTTAAAGACTATAAAGATGAATTAAAAGCAGCTTGGGTTATATACAAAGAATGGCATAAAAAAAATCATGACATTAAAAAAGTATCTCCTCTTCAAACTTCATCTATAAAGTGGTATTCATACATGGAATATGCACAGGAGAAAGGAAGTTTAAATCAAATAATAAAAGATAAAGAAGACTCTTGGATAAAAAAACTATATCATTTGGACTATGTTATTGGTGATAGATGGGGAGTGTTAAATTATAATAACTAGTACAACCAGTTCCTCGTAGGATGCCGTTATGCATAGCTTCCAAGCTATGCAGGATATAAATTGTAGATTCTGAGCTACATAAATGCAACAACATTTATAATTAACAAAAAAATGATTTATACATTCATAAAAAGCAAAACAAAATAACAGTGAAACACATTTTCATTTTTATATTAATAATAAACACAAGTTTTCTTTTTTCACAAAACAAAAACGAAAAAGCAACAATTACTTGGACGGGTAATACTGATACATATTGGGATAAAACAACAAATTGGTCAACAAATACACTGCCTTTATCAACCGATAATGTTATAATACCGACAACACCCACCGGAGGAAATTTTCCTTTAAGAACAGGAGTCGCAGAAGCAGTATGTAATAATTTAACAATAGAAGCAGGTGCCGAACTTACTATAAGAACAACAGACGGAGGCATGCATATTTACGGCAATTTACTTATTGAAACACCAAACAATGCCGGTTCGGCAGGTTCACTTATAGAATACGATAACCTAAGAGTTGACGGAACAGTTACATACAAAAGATATTATAACGTTAACGGCAAATGGCAATATATATGTTCACCTTTAAATAATTCAACCGGCGATTTATTTACAAGAAACACCCAAAGCGGAAATTTTAATCCTAATTTTTTAAGATATAATGAGTCATATAATTGTAATCCCGATCCCGGAGGCACATATCCCGAATGGTCATCAACCGATTTGGTTTATGCATGGGAAAATCATCATAACGGAGAATCGGGTGCAGCCGAAAATCTTGCCATAGGCATAGGTTATGCAACATATAACGAAGGAGATATTACTGTTGAATTTTCAGGAAATACACATTCAGTTATTAACAATGAAGATATAAATATTCCGGTTACTCTTAATGTAAATGACGGAAATTCCGGCTATTACGATGGTTGGAATCTGGTGGGTAATCCATACACATCAGCAATTAATTGGGACAGAGGCAGTGCTGCTTCAAAAGGAGATATTCAAAACACGGCATATTTTTGGGATTCTGATACCGAAAATTATAAATATATTAACGGCAGAGATGAAACCGGCAATCACAATGAAGTTTCTTATGTTGTAAACGGCGCAGTAAACGATAAATATATACCTGCCGGTCAAGGTTTTTTTGTAAAAGCAACTGCTGACGGAAATTACACATTATCAAGAAGTGCAAGAGGACATTATATCAATGATCTGTGGAAAAATAAAAATTCAGAAAAAAACAAAAAAACTAATATTTCAAACGAAAAGCCCATACAATTTATTAAATTAAGAATTGAAGATGCCGCTTATTCCGATGAAACCGTTATAAAATTCAAGGAAGATGCAACTTATGGATTTGATGATGATTATGATGCATACAAACTTGCAAGCTCAAATGAAAATATACCTTTAATATATTCCGGTTCAGATGACGGTAATACAATTATGTCAATAAACTCATTACCCTTTCCCGAAAACGATATTTATCAAATTCCTTTAAGCCTTAAAACAAAAGAAGCAAAGCAATATACCATTAAACTTAAAGAATCTGAATATTCCGATTTAGATATCTTTTTAAAAGATAATTATGAAAATACCCTTACCGATCTGAAAAAGCAAGATCAATATTCATTTTATTATGAAGGAGGACAGGATAACAACAGATTTGCAATATATTACAATGCAAAATCTACAGATATCGATCAAGATTTTACAAATGATATTTTAATATATCCGAATCCTTCAAAAGGTATATTTTTCATTGAAACACCGGAACAAGCAAATTCAATAATTGCCAAAGACATAACAGGAAAAGAAATTTATATATTAAAAACATCGGTAAGAAAAATAAAACTTGATCTTTCGGAATATGCAAAAGGAATATATTTTATAACAATAAATTATAAATCAAAATTAGTAACAAAAAAGATTATTATACAATAGATAAGATGCAATCAGGTAAAATATCCGTAAGTCACGGTGTGAATATGATGATAAACAGCGAGTCATAAAATTTACCTGTCATTTTTTTAACAATTCACACTTGGCAGTTGAAACCCTGTCAGAGGTTGAAAACCCTGACAGAGGTTAAACTTTTTCAAAAAAAGTATCTTAACTAAATGACATTGATTCATATTTTGAAAACATATTTTATACAAGTTTGTCCTGTTAAGGACTTAATATAGGTAAAAAATTGTAATTTTTGATTGAATACCGTGCCTTTAGGTACGGAATACAAAAGACAGTCATCGAATGAATCACAAATTAATGAAAATACTGTGACTATCAATTGTTAATTGCTTACTTACATTTTTTTAAAAACCTTATTTTATATTTTTAACATTAGTAGAGAATGATATTCGATAACAAAAACCTTATTACCTTATTAAAAATGAAACTAATTTCATCAATATTCAAAGAAGTTTTAACTAATATTGCAAATTAACTTTTAAGCGAATTATAACCGCTAAAAAGGATTACTTTACTGACAACAGAAATTAAACATTTAACAAAAACATCACTAAATCTAAAGTCTAATATCTGACATCTAAATACTATTTACCAACCCAATCATGAAAAACATAATAACACTCATAATCACCGCATTTATCCTGAATGCTCCTACTTTTGCTCAACTTACCGTATCAAACGGTCATACCGCACAAGAACTTGCCGATATTTTTACCGGGCAAAGTGTAAATGCTCAAAACTGTGAAATTGTTCAAGGCGAAAATGTTCAATACGGTTCATTTACTTTTACCGGAGACGGACTTAATGTAAGTTCCGGTGTAATATTATCAACAGGCAGTATTTTTGATGCTGTAGGCCCTAACGATAATCCTGCCACTTCAACAGGTTTTGGCGGAGACGGTAATATTTTATTTGATCTTCTTCCGATAAATTACGGACCCAATGAAACATGGGATGCTGTATTATTTCAATTTGATTTTCAAGTATTATCGGATTCTGTTGAATTTGAATATATTTTTCTGTCTGAAGAATATAACGAAATTCTCGGTGATCCCGAATATAATGATGCATTTGCATTTTTTATCAGCGGACCGGGAATTGACGGAGAAAAGAACTTGGCAGTTGTACCCGGTCAAACAATTCCGGTAACTGCAAATACAATTAATAATGATTCATACTGGCAATTTTTTCATGATAATGAAGACGGCAATACTAATATAGAGTTTGACGGCTTCACAACTTTAATGAAAGCAAAAACAAACGGTTTAATACCCTGTGAAATATATACACTTAAATTAATAATAGCCGACGGAGGAGATGATTATTATGATTCGGGAGTACTGTTAAAAGAAAGCTCTCTTTCTCAAACTGTTGTAACTGTAAGTACAGAAACATACAGCGGAAATAATACAGCAATTGAAAGCTGTGTAAATGCAAGTTTTGTTTTCGAATTAGACCAAGCTCGATCTGAAGATGTTGAAATAAATATAAATATTGAAGGAACGGCAGTTAACGGTGTTGATTACAGATATATTGATCCTGTTGTAATAATTCCTGCAGGACAAACGCAAGCAACTCTTATTATAGATGCCGTAAATGACGGATTATCGGAAGGTACAGAATCAATTTATATTATTTATACACCTGTTCCTTGCCAAGTTCCTGATACAGCAAAATTATTTATTGATGATTACAACCAAATAATTTTTACAGCCGGCGGAATTGATGTAACATGTAACAATTCATCCGACGGTGAAATAAATATACAAATAGAAGGAGGATTTTTTCCTTATACATTTTATGTAACAGATACCCTAACTTTGGAAGAGCAAATTTTTACCGAACTTCCTATAACAGGATTAGACTCCGGTACTTATAAATTAGATGTTATAGACAGTTATGGTTGTAAGGCGGAAGATCTTGTAATGTCGGGCGAATTTAATGCAGGACAAACATTTTTACCTGACGGAAACGGTGATTCTTATGAAAGCATAATTGAAATTTCGGGTTTTCAAGAAGGACAAGTATTAGAATCCGGAGACCAAATTGCAGGAATTACTGCTGTTATGGAGCATTCTTGTGCCATGGACTTAACAATTGTACTTGAAGCTCCTAACGGGTCTCAAGTTATGCTTCTTGAAGGCGGAAATAAAAACAGTCCTATTGGATATGCAGATATGGGGGAGCCTGTTGCCTCCGGTTATAGTGATAACTGGAATGAAGATAATATAACACCCGGAATTGGTTACGAATATACTTGGAATCATAATCCTGTTTACGGAACTATGAGAGAGGAATTAGTTGCTCATAATTTGCCGATACATACTTATGTTTCGACATGGGGAAATACATTAACAGATTATTATTT
The sequence above is drawn from the Bacteroidales bacterium genome and encodes:
- a CDS encoding T9SS type A sorting domain-containing protein, with protein sequence MKHIFIFILIINTSFLFSQNKNEKATITWTGNTDTYWDKTTNWSTNTLPLSTDNVIIPTTPTGGNFPLRTGVAEAVCNNLTIEAGAELTIRTTDGGMHIYGNLLIETPNNAGSAGSLIEYDNLRVDGTVTYKRYYNVNGKWQYICSPLNNSTGDLFTRNTQSGNFNPNFLRYNESYNCNPDPGGTYPEWSSTDLVYAWENHHNGESGAAENLAIGIGYATYNEGDITVEFSGNTHSVINNEDINIPVTLNVNDGNSGYYDGWNLVGNPYTSAINWDRGSAASKGDIQNTAYFWDSDTENYKYINGRDETGNHNEVSYVVNGAVNDKYIPAGQGFFVKATADGNYTLSRSARGHYINDLWKNKNSEKNKKTNISNEKPIQFIKLRIEDAAYSDETVIKFKEDATYGFDDDYDAYKLASSNENIPLIYSGSDDGNTIMSINSLPFPENDIYQIPLSLKTKEAKQYTIKLKESEYSDLDIFLKDNYENTLTDLKKQDQYSFYYEGGQDNNRFAIYYNAKSTDIDQDFTNDILIYPNPSKGIFFIETPEQANSIIAKDITGKEIYILKTSVRKIKLDLSEYAKGIYFITINYKSKLVTKKIIIQ